The Sphingomonas sanxanigenens DSM 19645 = NX02 genome includes a region encoding these proteins:
- a CDS encoding PHA/PHB synthase family protein — translation MIDSPGTASAPDPLDGLAETFDRAAFAAIASMTGGLSPVTIAQAFSDWALHLAASPGHRLELFAKGARKYIRLADYLAHGSASDHPAIEPLPQDHRFDDPAWKTPPYSAIAQSFLLMQQWWHAATTGVSGVSDHHEAVTSFAMRQILDMFAPSNFAATNPVLQQRIVETGGMCLVEGAHLFLTDLEDMARGAASSSVADFKLGKDIAATKGKIIYRNRLIELIQYEPTTANVRPEPVLVVPAWIMKYYILDLSSHNSLISWLVGQGYTVFAISWHNPGSADRDLDMDDYRLLGPMAALEAIGAITGAQKIHALGYCLGGTLLAITAAAMARDGDDRLATLTLLAAQTEFSEPGELGLFIDEAQLNLLDSMMWERGYLDSSQMGGAFQMLRSNDLVWSRVLNEYLMGNRPPLNDLMVWNADGTRMPYAMHSEYLRKLFLKDDLAEGRFKVDNRTISLSALRLPMFVVGTETDHVAPWRSVHKIHMLTSAEISFALTNGGHNAGIVSEPGHNHRHYRLLTRRDGDPALSPEEWLLQAEDHGGSWWEAWGEWLGVRSGEAGAPPPLGASDKGYAPILDAPGSYVLEK, via the coding sequence GGATCCGCTCGATGGCCTCGCGGAGACCTTCGACCGGGCCGCTTTCGCCGCGATCGCCAGCATGACGGGGGGCCTTTCGCCCGTCACAATTGCGCAAGCCTTTTCCGACTGGGCCCTGCATCTTGCCGCGTCGCCGGGTCATCGCCTGGAACTTTTCGCCAAGGGCGCGCGCAAATATATCCGGCTGGCCGACTATCTGGCCCATGGCAGCGCTTCCGACCATCCCGCGATTGAGCCGCTGCCGCAGGATCATCGCTTCGACGACCCGGCCTGGAAGACGCCTCCTTACAGCGCGATCGCCCAGTCGTTCCTGCTGATGCAGCAATGGTGGCATGCGGCAACGACCGGCGTATCCGGTGTCAGCGACCATCATGAGGCGGTGACGTCCTTTGCGATGCGACAGATACTCGACATGTTTGCGCCGAGCAATTTCGCGGCGACCAATCCAGTGCTGCAACAACGGATTGTGGAAACGGGAGGCATGTGCCTTGTCGAAGGCGCACACCTGTTTCTGACTGACCTGGAGGATATGGCGCGTGGTGCTGCGTCCAGCAGCGTTGCGGACTTCAAGCTTGGAAAGGATATTGCCGCGACCAAGGGCAAGATCATCTACCGAAATCGCCTGATAGAACTCATCCAATATGAACCCACCACGGCAAATGTCCGCCCCGAGCCGGTGCTGGTCGTTCCAGCCTGGATCATGAAATATTATATTCTCGATCTGTCCTCGCACAACTCTCTGATCTCGTGGTTGGTGGGGCAGGGCTATACGGTCTTTGCAATATCCTGGCATAATCCGGGCAGCGCCGACCGCGATCTCGATATGGACGATTACAGGCTGCTCGGCCCGATGGCGGCGCTAGAGGCGATCGGCGCCATAACGGGCGCTCAGAAGATTCACGCGCTTGGATATTGTCTTGGCGGGACGCTTCTCGCGATCACCGCTGCCGCGATGGCGCGGGACGGGGACGATCGGCTTGCTACGCTCACTCTGCTGGCGGCGCAGACCGAGTTCAGCGAGCCGGGCGAGTTGGGCCTGTTCATTGACGAAGCCCAACTCAACCTGCTGGATAGCATGATGTGGGAACGTGGCTATCTCGACAGCAGCCAAATGGGCGGGGCTTTCCAGATGCTGCGATCCAATGACCTCGTCTGGTCTCGAGTCCTGAACGAATATCTGATGGGCAACCGGCCGCCCTTGAACGATCTGATGGTCTGGAATGCGGACGGTACACGCATGCCTTACGCCATGCACAGTGAATATTTGCGGAAACTCTTCCTGAAGGACGATCTGGCAGAGGGGCGTTTCAAGGTCGATAATCGGACGATTAGCCTGTCAGCGCTGCGACTCCCCATGTTCGTGGTGGGCACTGAAACCGACCATGTCGCGCCATGGCGCTCGGTCCACAAGATCCATATGCTAACCAGCGCCGAGATCAGCTTCGCGCTCACCAATGGCGGCCATAACGCAGGCATCGTATCGGAGCCCGGCCATAACCATCGCCATTATCGGCTTCTGACGCGGCGTGACGGTGACCCGGCCCTTTCGCCCGAAGAGTGGCTGTTGCAGGCAGAAGATCATGGCGGCTCCTGGTGGGAAGCATGGGGCGAGTGGCTGGGTGTGCGGTCGGGGGAAGCCGGTGCGCCGCCGCCCCTGGGAGCGAGCGACAAGGGATATGCCCCGATCCTCGATGCTCCCGGCAGCTACGTGCTGGAGAAATGA
- a CDS encoding bifunctional enoyl-CoA hydratase/phosphate acetyltransferase: MTAPEMIENRTYDEIAVGETASLSRTLGEREIQLFALASGDVNPAHLDPEFAAGDMFHRIIAHGLWGGGLISAVLGTQLPGPGTIYLDQSLRFVRPVGLGDTITAQIKVSTKDDKHHILTLDCRCTNQDGEDVITGIATVKAPIEKIRRPRAVLPDIQLSGHDGYRRLMDAAAGKSAVPTAIVHPCSAAAIKAVAEAAQAGLILPVLVGPEARILAAAQEAGEDIGAFRIVPAPHSHAAAAAAVELVRGGEARLLMKGSLHTDELMGAVVARETGLRTERRVSHVYLMDVPGHPTPLLITDAAINIAPTLDEKADIIRNAIDLAHVIGISEPRVAILSAVETVNPAIASTLDAAALCKMADRGQISGGVLDGPLAFDNAISTAAAREKGIVSPVAGRAEILVVPSLEAGNMLAKQLTFLGGADAAGIVVGARVPIILTSRADSLRTRLASCAVAVLLAAAGTKAAPGLPA, encoded by the coding sequence ATGACCGCGCCTGAAATGATCGAGAACCGCACATATGATGAAATTGCCGTTGGCGAGACGGCAAGCTTGTCACGAACGCTGGGCGAACGCGAAATCCAACTCTTTGCCCTGGCTTCAGGGGACGTGAATCCCGCCCATCTGGACCCGGAGTTCGCCGCGGGCGACATGTTCCATCGCATCATCGCCCACGGCCTGTGGGGTGGAGGACTGATCTCGGCTGTGCTGGGAACGCAATTGCCTGGCCCCGGCACCATCTATCTCGACCAGTCGCTGCGGTTCGTACGGCCCGTTGGACTGGGCGACACTATTACAGCGCAGATCAAAGTCTCCACGAAGGACGACAAGCATCACATTCTCACCCTCGATTGCCGCTGCACCAACCAGGACGGCGAGGACGTCATCACGGGCATTGCGACCGTCAAGGCGCCCATCGAGAAGATAAGACGTCCGCGTGCGGTCCTTCCCGACATCCAGCTTTCCGGCCATGACGGATATCGAAGGCTGATGGACGCTGCCGCGGGAAAGAGTGCCGTCCCAACCGCTATCGTCCATCCCTGCAGCGCAGCGGCGATCAAGGCGGTCGCCGAAGCGGCACAGGCCGGTCTCATTTTACCCGTTCTCGTCGGCCCCGAAGCTCGCATTCTGGCGGCTGCGCAGGAAGCCGGGGAGGACATCGGCGCGTTTCGAATAGTTCCGGCGCCTCATAGCCATGCCGCAGCCGCCGCAGCGGTGGAACTGGTTCGCGGTGGTGAGGCAAGACTCCTGATGAAGGGTTCCCTCCATACCGACGAACTGATGGGCGCGGTCGTTGCCCGAGAGACCGGGCTACGGACCGAGCGGCGCGTCAGCCATGTCTATCTGATGGATGTGCCGGGACATCCTACGCCTCTTCTCATCACCGACGCGGCGATCAACATCGCGCCGACCCTTGATGAGAAAGCCGACATCATCCGCAACGCTATCGACCTTGCCCATGTGATCGGCATAAGTGAACCACGCGTCGCAATCCTCTCAGCCGTTGAGACCGTCAATCCGGCGATCGCTTCCACTCTTGATGCGGCGGCTCTGTGCAAGATGGCCGATCGCGGTCAGATTTCGGGCGGCGTGCTAGACGGGCCGCTCGCCTTCGATAATGCGATCAGTACCGCTGCGGCGAGAGAGAAGGGCATCGTCTCCCCCGTTGCGGGACGGGCGGAAATCCTTGTCGTGCCCAGTCTCGAAGCAGGCAACATGCTTGCCAAGCAACTCACGTTCCTTGGTGGTGCCGACGCAGCGGGAATCGTGGTTGGCGCGCGCGTGCCGATCATTCTGACCAGTCGGGCGGATAGCTTGCGCACGCGCCTGGCCTCCTGCGCGGTTGCCGTACTTCTCGCCGCTGCAGGAACAAAAGCTGCGCCAGGTCTTCCGGCATGA
- a CDS encoding acetate/propionate family kinase: MTRAIISLNSGSSSIKFGLYTLGPDGPRHVAGGKLEGIGTSPRILIRSDEGEVLLEKQWMDGAGLTHEPLLDELYDWAATHLNRHEVVAVGHRVVHGGSRFWTPQRVDAALLGELDAFCSLAPLHQPHNLAAIREIARKSPHLLQIACFDTGFHHAMPAIASHLALPRTLSDRGFRRYGFHGLSYEYIALRLRELDPILAQGRVLAAHLGNGASMCAMRGGVSIDTTMGFTALDGLMMGTRTGSIDPGVVVHLQLQEGFSAGEVESLLYRQSGLLGVSGVSSDMRALHASADPHAAEAIELFVWSAARQASALIGSLEGLDGIIFTAGIGENDPIIRAAICARLAWAGVRLDEGANVSGADVISRSDSDVTVRVIPTDEERMIAMHTSNLLEHEQGTDS; the protein is encoded by the coding sequence ATGACCCGCGCCATCATAAGCCTCAATTCAGGCTCCTCCAGTATAAAGTTTGGCCTCTATACGCTTGGGCCAGATGGACCACGCCATGTGGCAGGGGGAAAGCTCGAGGGGATCGGCACTAGTCCTCGCATCCTCATCCGTTCGGACGAGGGTGAAGTGCTTCTCGAAAAGCAGTGGATGGATGGCGCTGGCCTGACCCATGAGCCGTTGCTCGACGAACTCTACGATTGGGCTGCTACCCATCTCAATCGGCATGAGGTTGTCGCCGTCGGCCATCGGGTCGTGCATGGGGGAAGCCGCTTTTGGACACCGCAGCGGGTCGATGCCGCGCTCCTTGGCGAACTCGATGCCTTTTGCTCGCTTGCACCTCTGCATCAGCCTCACAATCTTGCCGCTATCCGCGAAATAGCCCGCAAGTCACCCCATTTGCTCCAGATAGCCTGCTTCGACACGGGCTTCCATCACGCCATGCCGGCCATTGCTTCTCACCTGGCCCTTCCTCGCACGCTAAGCGACAGAGGTTTCCGTCGATACGGCTTTCATGGCCTGTCCTACGAATATATCGCCCTGCGTTTGCGGGAACTGGACCCGATACTGGCCCAGGGAAGGGTGCTTGCCGCGCATCTGGGCAACGGCGCGAGCATGTGTGCGATGCGCGGAGGGGTTAGCATCGACACGACCATGGGGTTCACGGCACTCGACGGCCTGATGATGGGCACGCGTACCGGCTCGATCGATCCGGGCGTAGTCGTGCATCTCCAACTCCAGGAAGGCTTTAGCGCGGGAGAAGTGGAATCCCTCCTCTATCGTCAGTCCGGTTTGTTGGGTGTATCAGGCGTGTCGAGCGACATGCGCGCACTTCATGCCAGCGCTGATCCGCACGCGGCCGAGGCGATCGAGCTTTTTGTCTGGAGCGCGGCCCGGCAAGCAAGTGCCTTGATCGGATCGTTGGAAGGGCTCGACGGGATCATCTTCACTGCCGGTATCGGCGAGAACGACCCGATCATTCGGGCGGCGATCTGCGCCCGCCTGGCATGGGCCGGTGTTAGGCTCGACGAGGGGGCGAATGTGTCGGGAGCGGACGTAATCAGCAGATCCGACAGCGACGTGACGGTCCGGGTCATCCCCACCGACGAGGAGCGCATGATTGCAATGCACACGTCAAATCTTCTTGAACATGAGCAGGGAACGGACTCGTGA
- the fabI gene encoding enoyl-ACP reductase FabI has product MKPLVDLSGKRGLVIGIANEHSIGAGCAEAFAHCGARLAATYLNEKAKPFVEPVATRLGGEWLAPCDVREPGQLEELFTQVHERWGGLDFLLHSIAFAPKEDLHGRVVDSSADGFALAMDVSCHSFLRMARLAEPLMTEGGCLLCVTFYGSERVVEHYNLMGPVKAALESATRYVAAELGPMGIRAHAISPGPIATRAASGIGRFDELLDRAAATAPQGTLVSIEDVGAVAAFLASDAARRITGTIIPVDAGQHLMA; this is encoded by the coding sequence GTGAAACCTCTCGTTGATCTTTCGGGCAAGCGCGGCCTCGTTATCGGAATCGCCAATGAGCATAGCATCGGGGCCGGCTGCGCTGAGGCGTTCGCGCATTGCGGGGCGAGATTGGCGGCGACTTATCTCAACGAGAAGGCAAAGCCTTTTGTGGAACCGGTAGCGACGCGGTTGGGGGGCGAGTGGCTGGCGCCGTGCGACGTCCGCGAGCCCGGGCAGTTGGAGGAACTCTTCACGCAAGTGCATGAGCGATGGGGCGGTCTCGATTTCCTGCTGCATTCCATCGCGTTCGCCCCCAAGGAAGACTTGCACGGCCGGGTCGTGGATAGCTCTGCCGACGGATTTGCGCTCGCCATGGATGTCTCGTGCCACAGTTTCCTGCGCATGGCCCGACTGGCTGAGCCATTGATGACAGAAGGGGGCTGCCTGCTGTGCGTCACCTTCTATGGATCGGAGCGAGTTGTCGAACATTACAACCTTATGGGACCAGTCAAGGCAGCACTTGAGAGCGCGACCCGTTATGTTGCCGCAGAGCTGGGGCCCATGGGGATCCGAGCGCACGCCATCTCTCCAGGCCCCATCGCGACCCGTGCGGCCAGCGGGATCGGCCGGTTCGATGAGCTACTGGACCGTGCGGCCGCCACTGCGCCGCAAGGAACGCTCGTTTCGATCGAGGATGTGGGCGCGGTGGCCGCCTTCCTTGCAAGCGATGCCGCCCGCCGCATCACCGGCACGATCATTCCGGTCGATGCCGGCCAGCATCTGATGGCTTGA
- a CDS encoding TetR/AcrR family transcriptional regulator produces MVQQVRRASTGKGAYALSEKRETTRAQNREKIEAAAWTIFSTIGLDAASVRDIVAESQVSPGSFYNYYGSKEAVFDEIVDRLIRRIREETAAARAGAGDFEVMLFEAYLAFMNLILPMKGGAAFFELNQHHIRSRLFGATQIEAMLLDIETDVGERIEIDRLSPIKRHILISVLFASGTEAIFAAFRSGVYDAGDLAGFLTRLFTHGIVSAVHPDLAKLHE; encoded by the coding sequence ATGGTCCAGCAGGTGCGTCGCGCATCGACCGGCAAGGGAGCTTACGCTCTTTCCGAAAAGCGCGAGACGACACGGGCACAGAACAGGGAGAAGATCGAAGCTGCTGCCTGGACGATATTCTCGACCATAGGACTCGATGCCGCCTCGGTTCGTGACATTGTCGCCGAGAGCCAGGTCTCGCCGGGCAGTTTCTATAATTATTACGGCAGTAAAGAGGCGGTGTTTGACGAGATCGTGGACCGGCTTATCCGGCGAATCCGAGAGGAAACAGCTGCGGCAAGGGCAGGGGCCGGTGATTTCGAAGTGATGCTCTTCGAGGCCTATCTTGCTTTCATGAACCTAATCCTGCCAATGAAAGGAGGGGCCGCCTTCTTTGAACTGAACCAACACCACATCCGCTCGCGCTTGTTCGGCGCAACGCAGATCGAGGCAATGCTCTTAGACATTGAAACCGACGTGGGCGAACGGATCGAGATCGACCGACTATCGCCGATAAAACGCCATATCCTCATATCGGTATTGTTCGCTAGCGGGACCGAAGCCATCTTCGCGGCCTTTCGGAGTGGCGTCTATGATGCAGGCGATCTCGCCGGTTTCCTGACCCGGCTATTTACGCATGGTATCGTTTCAGCAGTCCACCCCGACCTTGCAAAACTCCATGAGTGA
- a CDS encoding IS5 family transposase, translated as MWTDTTRALHARSGLALPSDLTDAEWAVLEPLLPAACAVGRPRKRPLRRIVEAMLFLLRGGLPWRMLPPCFPPVSTVRRWFYLWRDNGLWLSINHALLMMTREMEGREASPSAGVIDSQSVKTTESGGPCGYDAGKKIKGRKRHILTDTNGNLVHALVHGADIQDRDGAPLLLTGIIGRFPWLRHLFADGGYAGDKLKDALRKMGKWTIEIIKRSDTAKGFTVLPRRWVVERTLAWLNRNRRLAKDFEKTIASATAWLFIASVQLYVRRIAKTENPVR; from the coding sequence ATGTGGACCGATACCACTCGCGCCCTTCATGCGCGAAGCGGGCTGGCTTTGCCAAGCGATTTGACGGATGCGGAATGGGCGGTGCTGGAGCCACTTCTTCCCGCGGCCTGCGCTGTGGGGCGTCCGCGCAAAAGGCCGTTGCGGCGCATTGTAGAGGCCATGCTGTTCCTGCTGCGCGGCGGCTTGCCATGGCGGATGCTGCCGCCCTGCTTTCCGCCCGTTTCCACGGTTCGGCGCTGGTTCTATCTGTGGCGCGACAATGGCCTGTGGCTGTCGATCAACCACGCGCTGCTGATGATGACCCGCGAAATGGAAGGGCGCGAGGCTTCGCCCAGTGCCGGCGTGATCGACAGTCAGAGCGTGAAGACGACGGAAAGCGGCGGTCCCTGTGGCTACGACGCGGGCAAGAAGATCAAGGGACGCAAGCGCCATATCCTGACCGACACCAATGGCAATCTGGTCCATGCCCTCGTGCATGGTGCGGATATTCAGGATCGTGATGGCGCGCCCCTGCTGCTCACCGGCATCATCGGTCGCTTTCCATGGCTGCGCCATCTGTTCGCCGATGGCGGCTATGCCGGGGATAAACTCAAGGATGCTCTACGCAAAATGGGCAAATGGACCATCGAGATCATCAAGCGTTCCGACACCGCCAAGGGCTTCACGGTGCTGCCACGGCGATGGGTCGTCGAGCGCACACTCGCCTGGCTCAATCGCAACCGCCGCCTCGCCAAGGACTTCGAGAAAACCATAGCATCGGCAACCGCATGGCTCTTCATCGCATCCGTTCAGCTATACGTTCGACGCATCGCAAAAACAGAAAACCCAGTCCGTTAG
- a CDS encoding TetR/AcrR family transcriptional regulator produces the protein MSADSSPGPAVTPDTKGFLRHAPVQERGRRRVQQLLDAAAQVIAESGVDNATTNAVAARAETSVGVLYKFFPNKQAIVEALALRYIEEIEQLLSRQEQAGIADWPIAHAVTWLVHAIMDFHREHPAYQHVYRAVRGSSGEQAILLLDPAKGVIDHLLALRASAVAAERREWHAITAVEAAHALAIQACALPPEGAERMMEEATILLTRYLTPDYAPDQSPAS, from the coding sequence ATGTCTGCAGACAGTTCACCCGGCCCCGCGGTCACGCCGGACACAAAGGGCTTCTTGCGGCATGCTCCGGTTCAGGAACGGGGCCGCCGCCGGGTGCAGCAATTGCTCGACGCGGCCGCCCAAGTGATCGCCGAGTCGGGCGTCGATAATGCGACCACTAATGCCGTGGCGGCGCGCGCGGAGACATCGGTCGGGGTGCTCTACAAGTTCTTCCCCAACAAGCAGGCGATCGTCGAAGCGCTAGCGCTGCGCTACATTGAGGAAATCGAACAACTTCTTAGCCGTCAGGAGCAGGCGGGCATTGCTGACTGGCCAATCGCCCATGCGGTCACCTGGCTCGTGCACGCCATAATGGATTTCCATCGCGAACATCCCGCCTACCAGCATGTCTATCGGGCGGTTCGCGGCTCAAGCGGCGAACAGGCGATCCTGCTGCTCGACCCGGCCAAGGGGGTCATTGACCATCTCCTAGCGCTACGCGCCTCAGCTGTGGCAGCGGAACGGCGCGAATGGCATGCAATCACAGCAGTTGAGGCGGCACACGCATTGGCGATCCAGGCTTGCGCCCTGCCGCCCGAGGGAGCCGAAAGGATGATGGAAGAGGCGACGATCTTACTGACGCGCTATCTGACTCCAGACTATGCGCCTGACCAATCGCCTGCCTCCTGA
- a CDS encoding aldehyde dehydrogenase family protein encodes MTSSRAITDTPEAGDRLMPPTLIFGATGEMTVMQEEIFGPLLPVIAYRDLDEAIGYVNDRPRPLALYYFDDDRRRQDHVLASTLSGGVTINDCIYHLAQHNLPFGGVGPSGMGQYHGLDGFVTFSKKRPVMVQRAFAGTALLRAPWAGRQKLLRAMLRIASR; translated from the coding sequence GTGACGAGCAGCAGGGCTATCACGGATACTCCGGAAGCCGGTGACAGGCTGATGCCGCCAACCCTGATTTTCGGTGCGACGGGCGAGATGACCGTGATGCAGGAGGAAATCTTCGGCCCCCTGTTGCCGGTGATCGCCTATCGCGACCTCGACGAGGCGATCGGCTATGTCAACGACAGGCCAAGGCCGCTGGCGCTTTATTATTTCGATGATGACCGGCGCCGGCAGGACCATGTGCTGGCTAGCACCCTGTCGGGCGGCGTGACGATCAATGACTGCATCTACCATCTGGCTCAGCACAATCTGCCGTTCGGCGGGGTGGGGCCGAGCGGGATGGGTCAGTATCACGGCCTCGACGGGTTCGTCACATTCTCCAAGAAGCGCCCGGTGATGGTTCAGCGCGCTTTTGCCGGCACGGCGCTGCTGCGCGCGCCATGGGCGGGCCGCCAAAAGTTGTTGCGCGCCATGCTGCGGATCGCGTCGCGGTGA
- a CDS encoding alpha/beta hydrolase fold domain-containing protein: protein MTGPSLAMSLTAWGAGLLFRQLTQSVERQRRLLLARREPVAPEPTASLRRLCTISAEIGPDGFRTIHLNRRRDAGAIHVLYLHGGAYVLQLLTAHWWIVEQIIRRTGARFTVPIYPLAPEHDRRAAFAMVDRLYDNLVTRAGAANVVLCGDSAGGGFAVSLAQRLVAGGQPLPAALLLFAPWVDVTMADPECVRVERDDPILSVANLRMSGAMWAGETDVKDPAISPFYGPVEDLPPMTIFQGDRDVLMPTSRDFARRAMQAGVRVDYRQYKGAFHVFNSAVFLPESKHVYARIDQMFDRLQSEVVP from the coding sequence ATGACCGGTCCATCGCTTGCGATGAGCCTGACTGCCTGGGGCGCTGGTCTGCTCTTCCGTCAACTCACGCAGTCGGTGGAACGGCAGCGCCGGCTTCTTCTCGCTAGGCGCGAGCCAGTTGCTCCAGAACCGACCGCCAGTTTGCGACGTCTGTGCACGATCAGCGCAGAGATCGGTCCCGACGGCTTCAGAACCATCCACCTGAACCGCCGTCGGGACGCTGGGGCAATACATGTGCTCTATCTCCACGGCGGGGCCTATGTCCTGCAGTTGCTGACCGCTCATTGGTGGATCGTCGAGCAGATCATTCGCCGTACCGGCGCCAGATTCACTGTCCCGATCTATCCGCTCGCGCCCGAGCACGATCGACGGGCGGCTTTCGCGATGGTGGACAGGCTATACGATAATCTCGTCACGAGGGCTGGGGCCGCCAATGTCGTGCTCTGCGGCGACAGTGCCGGAGGCGGATTCGCTGTCTCGCTGGCGCAGCGCCTGGTGGCCGGCGGGCAGCCCCTGCCGGCCGCGCTGCTGCTGTTCGCGCCCTGGGTCGACGTCACCATGGCCGATCCTGAATGTGTGCGGGTGGAGCGTGACGATCCCATCCTTTCGGTCGCCAACCTGCGGATGAGCGGCGCGATGTGGGCCGGTGAAACCGATGTTAAAGACCCCGCCATCAGCCCGTTCTACGGTCCCGTCGAAGACCTGCCTCCGATGACGATATTCCAGGGCGACAGGGATGTACTGATGCCGACGTCGCGTGATTTTGCGAGGAGGGCTATGCAGGCGGGAGTGAGGGTGGACTATCGCCAGTATAAAGGGGCATTTCACGTCTTCAATAGTGCGGTATTCCTGCCCGAATCGAAACATGTCTATGCCAGGATCGATCAGATGTTTGACCGCTTGCAAAGTGAAGTTGTCCCATGA
- a CDS encoding IS3 family transposase (programmed frameshift), with product MIKHTEEFKQEAVRIALTSGLPRDRVASDLGIGKSTLGKWVSQYRPSDLVAAPQADLARENERLRLENRVLREEREVPKKGHAVLREPKAVKFAFVHSWRHRWPVELLCRVMDVSERGYRSWRSRPISRRERTDMKVLAHIREQYRLSLGSYGRPRMTMELKEVGLDVGERRVGRLMKINGIKPVRTRKHKVTTDSHHRLGVAANWLDGDFAADAPNRKWAGDITYIWTSEGWLYLAVILDLHSRRVVGWAVSDRMKKDLAIRALDMAVRLRQPPEGCFFHSDRGSQYCSYDYQKKLQAYGLRPSMSGKGNCYDNASVETFFKSLKAELIWRQSWPTRRQAEAAIFQYINGFYNTRRRHSYLGGISPLAFEAKVA from the exons ATGATCAAGCACACAGAAGAGTTCAAGCAGGAGGCGGTGCGGATTGCACTGACCAGCGGGTTACCCCGCGACAGGGTTGCATCGGATTTGGGGATAGGGAAGTCGACGCTGGGCAAATGGGTGTCACAGTATCGGCCATCTGACCTGGTGGCAGCGCCGCAGGCAGATCTGGCGCGTGAGAATGAACGCCTTCGTCTTGAGAACCGTGTGCTGCGGGAGGAGAGGGAAGTGC CTAAAAAAGGCCACGCAGTTCTTCGCGAGCCAAAGGCCGTGAAGTTCGCTTTTGTGCATAGCTGGCGGCATCGTTGGCCCGTTGAACTGCTCTGCCGTGTCATGGATGTCAGTGAACGCGGCTATCGTTCCTGGCGCTCGCGCCCGATTAGCAGGCGGGAGCGGACAGATATGAAAGTGCTGGCCCATATCCGAGAACAGTACAGGCTGAGCCTTGGCAGCTACGGCCGTCCTCGCATGACGATGGAGTTGAAGGAGGTGGGGCTCGATGTTGGCGAGCGCCGGGTCGGGCGGCTGATGAAGATCAACGGGATCAAGCCAGTCCGCACGCGCAAGCACAAGGTTACGACGGATAGCCACCATCGACTGGGGGTCGCAGCGAACTGGCTGGACGGCGATTTTGCCGCCGATGCGCCCAACCGTAAATGGGCCGGCGACATCACCTATATCTGGACGTCAGAAGGCTGGCTCTACCTTGCCGTCATTCTCGACCTGCATAGCCGTCGCGTCGTGGGCTGGGCAGTCAGCGACAGAATGAAGAAGGACTTGGCGATCAGAGCGCTGGATATGGCGGTGCGCCTGCGCCAGCCTCCGGAAGGCTGCTTTTTTCATTCGGATCGTGGCAGCCAATATTGTTCTTACGACTATCAAAAAAAGCTGCAGGCCTATGGCCTGCGTCCATCGATGAGCGGCAAGGGAAATTGCTACGACAATGCGTCCGTCGAGACCTTCTTCAAATCCCTGAAGGCCGAACTCATCTGGCGGCAGAGCTGGCCGACGCGGCGTCAGGCAGAAGCCGCCATCTTCCAGTACATCAATGGCTTCTACAACACCCGTCGTCGCCATTCATATCTGGGCGGCATCAGCCCGCTCGCGTTCGAAGCCAAGGTGGCATAA
- a CDS encoding TetR/AcrR family transcriptional regulator, producing the protein MSRRPARTRPTRAQTRERIMDGALDAFAERGFQGASQEDICERVGLSRGAYNSSFQSKEELFFALYDRIIERLQVRLEASMTEALLASGPVIDNFVKAFVSNYSFDRKWYLLQAEFRLHALRNPAVASHYAARQARILTVIEHAIARVGEQKKPVGPGKLSRMARLLLAVHEGGMFQGLLEPTEIAGGELLEFFGTLVMARALAAN; encoded by the coding sequence ATGAGCCGCAGACCCGCGCGCACCCGGCCGACCAGGGCCCAAACCCGCGAACGCATCATGGACGGCGCGCTTGACGCGTTTGCGGAACGCGGATTTCAAGGCGCGTCCCAGGAAGATATTTGCGAACGCGTGGGGCTTAGCAGGGGCGCGTATAATTCGAGCTTTCAATCGAAAGAGGAGCTTTTCTTCGCGCTTTACGATCGGATTATCGAGCGGCTTCAGGTGCGACTAGAAGCGTCAATGACCGAGGCACTGCTGGCGAGCGGCCCCGTGATAGACAATTTCGTCAAAGCGTTTGTGTCAAACTATAGCTTTGATCGAAAATGGTATCTCCTTCAGGCCGAATTCCGCTTGCATGCGCTGAGAAATCCCGCCGTCGCCTCTCATTATGCAGCGCGTCAGGCGCGTATTCTCACTGTTATCGAACATGCGATCGCCCGCGTAGGCGAACAGAAAAAGCCTGTTGGGCCTGGGAAGCTCAGCCGTATGGCCCGTCTGCTTTTAGCCGTCCATGAAGGCGGTATGTTCCAAGGCTTGCTCGAGCCCACCGAGATCGCCGGCGGAGAGTTGCTCGAGTTTTTTGGCACGTTGGTGATGGCACGAGCGCTCGCGGCGAATTAA